The nucleotide window TACCAACAAAACTCAATCATGTCAGCTGAATGAAATATGAAGAGAATCACCTGTTTGTCTTTCTTTGACTTCTTCACTTTCAGTTTAATTTTCTTCCCTGAGATCATGCTGTACTTGCCACTTCTCTTTCGCTCCTTCAAGTACTGAAAGACAGATAAGACATATGTAAAAGATAAAAGAGAGTACACTTTTAGATCACAAAAACAAACTCATTCTACCTTGGAAATCTGTACAGGTCCCgaggtctcctcctctcctttaatTTTCTTGTCCTTTTTTCGCTTacgtttcttttctttcttccccTTCTATTAAAATAATTTCACACTGGTCACACATCTGTTCAGCACCAAGCCCCCTGAGTATCTGTACATCTTTAAAAACATTTCACAACCTGTAAATCAGACTGTTTGATAACCTTTTTGTGcgttttttcctttttcctttttttggaaTGCTTTCTGGACTTGCTGTTTGAATCTAGAGGAGAAacaattacaatttattttcaacTGAGAGGAACTCTATGGGGTCTTTTACCATTTATACAAAATACtgtgaaaatgtgttttgagaGGGTCCTGTACGATTAACATAATGTCAACAACTGCTCTGCTGATATTCAGTACCTGGTAATGTTTGGTGTTTATTAATAGTTATTTGCCATTTGTTGATAGTTTattgaatacatatacatttagtatattgaatacatatacatttagtaTATATCTACAGATGACTCAGAGCGAACCCAATGGGAAAACATAATTACAGGGTACTGACcgctgctgctggagctgctcctactgtgagaggagtgagaggaggatggagaagaggatgaggctgatgagctggaagaggatgatgatgatgatcgaCTGCGGCTGCGCTttcgttttctcttttctttgcctGGGTCAAAAGGACAGTTAAAAACACAGCATGAAGCAGGGTCTTGTCACCTGAATAGTTTCGCTTCTGGACACTATGTGTAGTTAGCTTTTAAATTGGGAGTATCTTGAGTGCAGGGCCGGCCCTAAGGTTTTGGGGCTCTTAACAAAATTAGTGTTGGGGGCCCTCTGAttagtaaaaaacaaaaaactaatTTGACAAATGTTTTCTTTGCCCGAACCTATCGCGCACCTTAAACaaatatttagtttgtttattgggtcGGCCGGCCCTGCTTGATTGCTAACATTACCTCTGCTTCTTGATCCTCTACCTTCGTCCTCTTTCGCGCTGGATTCATTCCTCATTGTAGACTCCAATTGTGCTGACTAGCAATAAAATAAACCACTTTTACGATTACAGTGATCTCTTCAACTTCCTTTGTGATTAGcaaatgaaaatgaattggattgAATTGACACACATTACAATGTAGCACGATGTTTTTGCACCGGGTCTTTTTTCTGGAGACTGTCAATATATCAAATGCATATAGCAATGACCTTACTGGCACTGTAAAGAATATAGTTAGCTAGTTAATATAGCACTCAGTGAATCAGTTAAGACattatgtaaatgtatttacccAACACTGGCTAGTTCAGGAACTACTATCTGTGTCAAGCTAGATATTATGATATATCCCGTTAGCTAGCCGTAGCCTGCTGTACAGAGGCTAGCTCTGCTAAAATAATAGCTAGGTAGGCTGGCTACATGGGCAATGATTGGATCATTTAATTAGTTAGCCAAGCTAAGGTGACAAAACGCGTTCGTAACTTTACAACTCATGCAACGTATGGGGAATTAACCCAAGTCGCATAGCTAAACAGAGCAGGTTTGTAAATTTTAGATATTCCAAGTGTGAGCTGGCAAAATATAGGCTAACTAGAACTAGCTAAACTAGCGATAAAAGTGGCTAGTAGTAGCAACTTACCATGGTAGCTAGTTGTTGATTTTATTACTCAACAGAAAATAACGTTACTGACTCGTATCCATTCGTTATTATGATAAGTAGAAAAACTTTAATCATTTTACAATATATCGTGGACTTCAGCCTTTACCTGATTGAAGCTAGCTATAAGGATTAGCTTGCAAACTCCACTCTCTTGTTTATTAGTGAAACGGACATTTTgtatcccacaatgcactgcggAGATATTCTCAAATTTACAAAACATgtagcatacattgtgaaaaaacaaataagtgccaaagggaagaaccataagagcatgcagttaaacaagttacaattaaacaacatgaaactcaaaaagtgcaagagtgtacctgtagaaaaaacaatcaacagtaaaatatttcacagcgagtacaagaatttaaaaccgttacaactaaccaacaacagcaacaagtctcgcaatacgagtcattgtgatcctggaggaaactaacatcaggtccagccaagcattcctaagtgccgttgtactcctggaacaagtacgtcttgagccttttcttcaAGGTGGGGAGACattcagtgtccctgatggaggtggggagttgattccaccattggggggccagacaggagaagagcttgtgttgggaccgggcgctcttgagcggtgggaccaccagacggttgtcagaagtagaccgtaggtggcgggggggggggggggggggggggggggggggcgtctggtcatctacccagacgctcccatgttaccccgctcctcatctccctccactggcttcccatcacggcccgtatcagattcaagactctggtactgaccttccgagcagtgaacgggactgcacccgactacatcaagtctctcctccagccttacacccccacccgccacctacggtcttcttctgacaaccgtctggtggtcccaccgctcaagagcgcctggtcctcctctcctgtctggccccccaatggtggaatcaactccccacctccatcagggacactgactgtctacccaccttcaagaaaaggctcaaggcgcacttgttccgggagtacaacagtacttaggaatgtttggctggacctgatttTAGTTTCCTctaggaacacaatgactcatattgagagacttgttgctcttgttggttagctgTAACTGACTTCAAATGATTGTACTCACGGtgtaatatattattgttgctggctttttccacaggtacactcttgcacttttgaggttcatgctgtttagttgtaacttgtctaactacttGTCTaactgacctatgcactt belongs to Osmerus eperlanus chromosome 8, fOsmEpe2.1, whole genome shotgun sequence and includes:
- the si:ch211-22i13.2 gene encoding protein FAM133 isoform X2; its protein translation is MRNESSAKEDEGRGSRSRGKEKRKRKRSRSRSSSSSSSSSSASSSSPSSSHSSHSRSSSSSSDSNSKSRKHSKKRKKEKTHKKKGKKEKKRKRKKDKKIKGEEETSGPVQISKYLKERKRSGKYSMISGKKIKLKVKKSKKDKQRDKNRAELLEFLNSTL
- the si:ch211-22i13.2 gene encoding ADP-ribosylation factor-like protein 6-interacting protein 4 isoform X1; amino-acid sequence: MSAQLESTMRNESSAKEDEGRGSRSRGKEKRKRKRSRSRSSSSSSSSSSASSSSPSSSHSSHSRSSSSSSDSNSKSRKHSKKRKKEKTHKKKGKKEKKRKRKKDKKIKGEEETSGPVQISKYLKERKRSGKYSMISGKKIKLKVKKSKKDKQRDKNRAELLEFLNSTL